The genome window CTTCATCCATTTTTTATATCAAAAAGCATTTATAATATGTTTATCTGATAAATAACGCCTTAATATTCTTTTTTTAACATCAGGAGAAATATTCATAAATTCCGACATAGTAATATAAAAACACCATATCGTTCATTGATAGGTTTCAGAAATATGATTAAAAATCAAAATTTAATATGTCCTTAAAAATAAAAAAATGAGGTTTAATAATAATCAAAAACCTCTATCTTCCATTTTCCTAAATTGGCAGCTATTATACGGAGATAATAATCCCCTGAACCTTCATTTATAATAAATTCCTTTTTTTCAGTTGTTTTATTAAAAGAATCAATATCGCCTTTACCAGCATACAATCCTGTCTCACCTACTGGATAAGCATATACTGAGAATACAGCATATTCTGGTGAGTCTGCGGTTGCACTAACTTTAAGTTTAAATTTGCTTCCCTTTATATTAAATGAGCTGGTATTGTCATAGTCAGCACCAGTAAAATTAGCCACACTGTGCCAGGTACCACTACCACTAACACTATCAGTAGATGTACTGGAAGAATTATCATTCACATCTACAGTATTCTGATCCATGGATAATAAACCAAATATCCCTAAAATCAATATAATTCCCACACAACAAACACCCACACCGATTAGAAGTTTTAATCCATGTTTATTTAAAAATCCCTCAGATTTTTCAGGTCTACTTGATTTTTGTGCTCTTTCATTTAATGGTTTTCCAATGGGTTTACCTTTTGGTTTAGGCATTGGTTCATTTAATGGTTCTTTAATAGAACCGAAATCTGGCATAGTGGTGCCGCAATTTTCACAGAACTTGGCGTCTTCCTTATTTTCTTTTCCACATTTGGAACATATTTTACCCATTTTTACCCTCCTTAGTTTTTCTTTTATCCTGATTAGTAGGATTGTGTTTAAATATCTAATTTATGAATTTAGTTTTTTTCTTTTATCCTGATTAGTAGGATTGTGTTTAAATATCTAATTTATGAATTTAGTTTTTTTTCTTTTATCCTGATTAGTAGGATTGTAATTATTTAATATCAGAATTTAAGAAATTTATCTAACTAATGCTCCCACCAATTATAGCCCATTTAATGGCCTTAATTAAAATAGCCAGCCCCACTCCAGCCATCACGCCGGAAAAAAATCTTAAAACATTATTACTTTTTCTGAACCCAAATAATTGAGTTGAACCATCTAAAAAAGTGGGTAGTGTCATTAAAAAGGCCAATAACAACAATAGATAACTGTAATCTACATAGTAAAAGTACACATATATAAAATATGAGAACCCTCCTAAATAGATACCGGTACACCTGGAACAAACAGGGAAATAATGCTCCCTAATCTTAAATGTTCTCTCTGGCAGCCGGTGGCAAAAAGAAATCATGGATAATATTTTTTTTAGGGAGTACTGGTTTTTTTCATTCATAATTATACAATTTGAATTTAGTTTCAATATTATTAATATTTATTATTATGGATAATCAAAAGAGTTAAATGCTAATATTCATTTATTATATTCTCTAAATAAGACTTTTTCAAGACTTAATCAAAATATCCATTATTTATCATTTTTTCTAAAAATCTCAAAATCAACACCTCTAAATAATCCACATTATCTGGAATAATGACATATGTCCACTATCATCAATCAACTCAAAATATGAACCTTCGATTAGATTATAGGTCTCCCTTTACAATGAAACTGAAATAAAAACATCATCTTGCCCGGTTAGTTTTTTGCTAAGGAACTATCTTTTTGAATAGAAATTATATCCTATTAAAAAGCAATATACTAAACAGGGGAGGTTTTTTAAAATGTTAGATTTTGGAATAACTGTCCAGGAAAAAATGGAAGATTATGAAACTAAATTTTTGAATGAATTAGTTCTGGGTGAGCAAATTTCTGGTGAAATTGTTATTGGAGAATTTAAGGCTTTACCCATGGGAAAAAGGGAAGTAGCTGAATTTTATGTGATAATAACTGATCATGGAAATCGTAAAAAATGGGTTTGTGAATTTACCACCTCCTATTATCCAGAAACCGATAACATTTATGGAGAACACGGGGGAGTATTTTACAATTTTCTCGACTCTTTAAATCAGGTGGTGAATAATACTCCTAAAAATTGGCAGGAAAACTATTCTGTGAATTTCCACAAATTCCGAAAAACAGTAAATGATAATGTGTCTCTGGTAACAGTAAAAACAGTTCAATCACCTAATGAAGATGCTAAAACTCTTAACCTGGAAGTTATAGATGCCACCATTAGTAAAAAATCAAAAACCCCGGATTCAGTATCCATCTATGACTTAGCAGATGAGGATCCTATCATTCTCACGGCCTATGCTCATCTTCGCAATAAAGGAGACCGTATCACCGTGAAAAACATTCGATTTGAACTAAAAACATTATTTGATGATAAAAACATAACTGAATCGGCCTATCAATCTGCATTAAAAGAATTGAAAACAATTAAGGATGTTTGAATCTTTTAATTATTAATTTTTTTTTAATTAATAATCTGATATTGTAAACATCTTATCTCTTATTTCACCCTACTTCTTAAGAATTTCCTTTAAATCATCTATTTCTGATTTTATTTCTCTCATCTGATGGTCCATATCATCTAATTTTTTAATTAAATGGCCCATTGTTTCCTGATTTTCTTCCTTTACCGATTCTCTTTCTCTTCTAAATTTTTCCAGTATAGCGGTGGTGGCGGTGGCCGTTAGTATGCTGGAGAATCCTATGGCCGCAAACATGGCCATTAAACCAATTACTCTACCCGTACTGGTATGGGGAACTACATCTCCATAGCCGGCGGTAGTAATGGTCTGCATAATAAACCAGAAACCATCTCCCAGGTTATGAATATCTGGGTTCAGGCCTCTTTCTATGTGGAAAACGGCCAGGGATCCAAATAAGATTATGGCCAGATAGATGGTTATGCCATAAATTAATTTGGTTTTATCGGCAAAATCCAGGACTTCTTCATTTATTTCCCGTGAAAATTTGTAAAGGGCCACTATTTTAATTAAAGCGACCACTTTGATGGATATGAAGACCAGGGGTGTTATTTCACCGGCAAATAGGAATATAATAAAATTTAAAGGGGTAATGACCAGAATATCGGTCCAGTTTCGTTTAATATAACTCCATTTATCATCTAAATCTTTTATTCTCAGGTAAAATTCTACAAATAGCAGTAATGAAACTAATAAATCCGCATAAATCAATAATATTAAATTATCAGGTTCAAATTCAAAAACAACAATCATTAAGAGTGTGAAAGCATAAAAAATAACCAGGACAAAACATAGTAATTCGTAAATACGTCTGATTCTTCTTTCTTCTTTCATAATTATTATTAATATTTTTTAGATATATTCTTTTGTTTTTTAAATCAGATGAAATTATACCTTCTTTTGATATGGTATAACAAAATATTTAAATACTTAAACTTTAAACTTTAAAATATAATTACAAAACATTTTTATTCATAATTTTATGGAGGCAAAAATGCATAAAAAACTAAAATTTTTATTATTAGCATTTATTTTGTGCGCATCTTTTTTAACAGTACAATCTGTATCTGCTGCTACACAAAATGACACTTTAAACAAAACAATGCTTATAATAGATACCCACTGGGATAGTGCGGAATGGAATCCATTCGATACGAATACCTATTTGTATACAGAAACATATGTTATTGAGGTAAATAGTGGAAGGCATCTAGATCATCAAAAATTACTCTATGAACTGTACAACCCTGAGGGAATTCGTTGTGAAGTTCAAAACCATCAAACTGGTGAGGCATGGTATAACTTGATGGGAGATGTATATGCTAAAGCACATTTCTGTGGTCCTTTTCCTTTTCATTATGAAAATCATCAAGTTAAGAAATGGTATTTAAAAGTGATTTATAATGGAACTGATCAATATGCTCCTGCTGAGAAGACTATCTATTTTTATCATGACTAATCCTGATTATCTGGGGGTGGAATTAAATTACTAGCATAATATAATATCCAAATAAAAATTAAATAAAAAAATCTTTTTTTAAATTATTTTTCATTTAAAATTTTATGTAAAATAAAAAAATATATAATTGAAGGCTTATTTTATTCTTTTAAGGCCCAGTAGCACCTTTTAGGGGAGATAATGGTCTCATCTTTCTTGAGTTCTTTCATGATTTTATCCACTTCTTTTTTCTCTACACCAGAGAGGGCACTGACTTTAGTGGCGTTTAATGGCTCTTCTGCTTCTTTAAATGCTTTAATTACTTTTTCAGTATTATTCATAAATATCACCTGTTATTTTACTTAATATAATTAATATTCATATTATATTTTCCATTATCTTTATATGGTTATGCCATAAATTAATTTGGTTTTATCAGCGAATTCCAGGATTTCTTTATTTATTTCCTGTGAAAATTTGTAAAGGGCCACTATTTTAATTAAATGGCCCATTGTTTCTTGATTTTCTTCTTTTACAGATTCCCTTTTCTCTTCTAAATTTTTCCAGTATGGCGGCGGCCGTTAGTATGCTGGAGAATCCTATGGCTGCAAACATGGCCTAAACCAATTACTCTACCAGTACTAGTATATTTTCCCATTTTTACAAACTTTATTTTTATGTTTTACTTAATTAATTTTATAATAAAAAGGAGTTTAATATTATGATGAAATATAAAAAATTTGTTTACACAACAACTATCAATTGAATAAAAAACATAAATACGTTTAGAGTCATAAAACTTATTATACTATACCTTAAAGGGTTTAAGAACCTGGAACTCATATTAATAAAAAATACATGCGGTTATAGGATGTTCATATGTCTTTGAAAAATTTTAAAAAAAAGATACATACCTTTATATTTCCTAATAATGCTCAACCAAACTGGAAGGGCCTTTTAAACATGTTCGCTGCCTTGGCAGTTGTTTTACCATTAGTTTATTTATTGGGTCTGGATAGCTATGCCATTACCTTTGTATTGACTGGTGCTATTATAAGCCAGATTTTGAGTTTAAAACTCCCCTTAAATTTATTGTTGCGTTTAAATATCCTGAGCATTATAATAATTGGCATATCATTTATAACAGCCGGTATTGGATTGATGAGTCCATGGGTAGCTCTTTTATTATTGCTTGCATGGATTTTTCTCTTATCAATTTTAAATATACTTGGAAAGGCCCCGGGAACTCTAGGTTTTATGGGGGTATTTTTGTTTTTCTACGGTTCTATTGCCATAGTAAACTACCAGGCTACTCCATTACAGTGGGGCCTTTACGCATCTTTTGGAGCATTTATAAGCTCATTGGTTATTATTATCCCTAAATTTTTACAAAAAGACCGCGCAAAACGTGAAATTGTGGCTTCATGTCTTCTTCCCGACGCGAATCTAAATACTATTATGATGGCCCAGAAACTCGTCTCTGATACTATTTCAAACCAGGAAAACACCAGCCTGGTGGCGGTGGGAGGGTTATTGGTGGCGGCCCGATTCCAAGCACATAGCATAGAATCAGAATTAAGTGGAAAAATCAAAGAATATTTTCAAGATTACCTGGCTGAAGTAGATTATTTAAGCCGAAATATGGCAGAGAGTGTTATAAAAAATGATAAAAACCATATAATTGGCCTTGAGAATCTTGAGGCAAAATTCAAGCTGATAAATGATTTTCCAGGTACTGATCCTGAATTTTTTAATGCTAAAAAACTAGCGAAAGGCTACCTAAACATATTTCTAAAAGCCCAGGATGTTTTAATGGGTAAACTGGTTATACCTCTCCCTCCCAATAATTTTTCATCGGACTTATCGGCTTGGGAGAATATCAAAGCCAACTTAAATATAAATAATATGTATATTAGGCACGGGATCCGGTTTTCACTGGCTGTTGGTATCGCTTTTGTATTATATTTAATAACCCAATCTCACAACATCCACTGGATAGCACTATCCATTTTCGTGGTATTAAAACCAGACCTAATAAGCACCAAAGAAAGGATGATTAAGAGAGTGATAGCCACAATAATCGGGGTGGTGCTGGCCTTAATCATAGCTAACTTTTTCATATTTATAGGCTGGCCAGTGATGATTACAGTAATGATTTTGATTATGATGGCTTTTATAGTGTTATATTACAATATAAGCTATTTACACATGGCAGTAGCTGCCACCATGCTTATTATTTTCATTCTACCTATGGATAAAATAATGATTATGGGTGGATTAAGGGTGTTAGATGTTTTAATTGGATCAACAATAGCTTTTGTTGTGAGTTATGTAGTTTTACCAACCCGTTTAAAGGTGAATCTACCTCAACTTTTGGCAGATAGATTAAACTCAACCAGAGAATATGTGCTCAAATCATCACCACCTATGGATATCAATAATCCAGAAATATTAATCGCTGTTCGTGAAATAGCCAGAACCCATAACAATCTTAAGGCTGGTATTCAAAAATTAAAAGACTCCTATGACGATATAGATGATGATGTGTCATTTTATCAAAATATCCTTAATTCAGTTGACAAATTATCTGGTGATTTCACTGCACTCACCTTACAAACTAAAAACATTAAAATAACTGATGAAGACTTCCAATTAGCCATAAAATATCTGGCTGACTTACTAGGTACTCTGGAAGAATCAATAAAACTAACATCGAAAGTACCCCCAGAAATCGACTTTAATTATGCGAATAACATGATTGAAAATATGAAAAAAGATATCACTAACGAGGAGTATATGGTAGCATTCAAATACCTGGAATGGATAATATCAGATATAAAGATACTTTATGGTTTAATACAGTATGGATCCAAAATAAGGACCTTTGATAGGTATAAAGACGTTTAAATCAATTTATAATTATTGGAGATGTGATTACATGGTTGTTATTGAAATAAATAATTTGACCAAAAATTATGGAAAATTCAGGGCGTTAAATAGTCTAGATTTCAAAGTAGAGCAAGGTGAAATTTTTGGTTTTATTGGCCCTAATGGTGCAGGTAAATCAACCACTATACGTATTTTAATGGGTATGCTGCAAAAAAACAGTGGAAAGGTCTCTATTATGGGGCTTGATCCCTGGAAAGATGCAGTAAAACTCCATTCACGTTTGGCTTATGTTCCTGGTGAAGTGAATCTATGGCCCAACCTAACCGGTGGGGAGGTCATTGATTTTTTAGGAAGACTCCGGGGAGGGTTTAGTGAAGAACGCCGGGAAAAACTCATAAAAATGTTTAAATTAGATCCAACCAAGAAATGTGGCACTTATTCAACAGGTAACAAGCAAAAAGTAGCCCTTATATCTGCATTAGTCTCTGATGTAGAACTATATATTCTTGATGAACCAACCATAGGCCTGGATCCACTAATGGAAGTAGTCTTTCGAGGGTGTATTAATGAACTAAAAAAAGAGGGTAAAACAGTTTTACTCTCTAGCCATATACTCTCAGAGGTAGAAGCACTTTGTGACCGGGTTAGTATTATTAGGGAGGGGCAAATTATTGAAACCGGCACATTTGAAGAATTAAGACACCTCACCCGCACATCTATCACCATAGAATCATATAAACCCATTACCGACTTAGAAAATCAGGAAGGTGTCTACAACCTTTCTTTAAAAGAAAATCATGCTCAGTTCAGTGTGGA of Methanobacteriales archaeon HGW-Methanobacteriales-1 contains these proteins:
- a CDS encoding MarR family transcriptional regulator — its product is MNNTEKVIKAFKEAEEPLNATKVSALSGVEKKEVDKIMKELKKDETIISPKRCYWALKE
- a CDS encoding ABC transporter ATP-binding protein translates to MVVIEINNLTKNYGKFRALNSLDFKVEQGEIFGFIGPNGAGKSTTIRILMGMLQKNSGKVSIMGLDPWKDAVKLHSRLAYVPGEVNLWPNLTGGEVIDFLGRLRGGFSEERREKLIKMFKLDPTKKCGTYSTGNKQKVALISALVSDVELYILDEPTIGLDPLMEVVFRGCINELKKEGKTVLLSSHILSEVEALCDRVSIIREGQIIETGTFEELRHLTRTSITIESYKPITDLENQEGVYNLSLKENHAQFSVDAEKIDSVLNYLVQFGVKSLLSTPPTLEDLFMRYYGDEYTPEDAAVE